Genomic window (Marinobacter szutsaonensis):
CACTCTCTCGAGCCCAACCCGGCGGAAATAGAATGTGTATTCCGGGTTCCCCTGTCGTTTTTTCTGGAAGACCGCCGGGAACGCACCGATGCCCTGAGTTTTCTCAACAATACGTTCTATGTTCCCTGCTATCGCTGGGAGCGTTTCCAGATTTGGGGGCTTTCCGCGGTGGTTCTGGTTGACTTCCTGAACGCGGTGTACGATGCCCGGATTGATTTGCTGGAACCCCCTAAAGGAGGCTGACATGTTTTACGAGCTTGGAGATCGCAGGCCAAAGCTGGAAGGCGATAACCAGTTTGTTGCCCACAATGCCACCGTGATTGGCAACGTGAAGCTGATGGAAAAAAGCAGCGTCTGGTACAACGTGGTTATCCGCGGTGACAACGAACTGATCACCATTGGCCCGGAAACCAATGTTCAGGATGGCTCTGTACTTCATACCGACCCCGGGATCCCCCTGACTCTTGGACGGGGAGTGACGGTTGGCCACAAGGTCATGCTTCACGGATGTGAGATCGGCGACTATTCTCTGATCGGAATCAACGCGGTTGTGTTGAATGGCGCAAAAATCGGCAAGCACTGCCTGATCGGTGCCAATACCCTGATTCCGGAGGGTATGGAGATTCCGGACGGCTCCATGGTGGTCGGCTCTCCCGGCAAGATCAAACGTGAGCTGAACGACAACCAGAAGAAAATGCTGGAGATGAGCGCTGCCCATTATGTCGAGAATGGTGCCCGCTACATTCAACAACTGACAGCCTGCGATCCCGATAAATGAATGTATCCGATAAAGTCCGCTCACCCTGCGTGAGCGTGTGCGCCCTGGACGAGAACGATGTCTGTATCGGATGTCATCGTACCGGAGACGAAATCCTGCGCTGGACCCAGATGAGTAATGACGAACGAAGGGAAGTCCTGCGCGAGGTGGCAAAGAGAGAACAAAAGGTGGCCCTCTGACATGACAGATAACAACACCGTACGTATCGGTACTCCTTTAAAGAGCAATGCCTTCAAGGTGTTGTTCTGCGGTTCCGGTGAACTTGGCAAGGAAGTGGTCATCGAATTGCAGCGCTACGGCGTGGAAGTGATTGCGGTTGATCGATACGCCAACGCGCCGGCAATGCAGGTTGCCCATCGCTCCCATGTGATCGATATGCTCGATGCGGCAGCGTTGCGTTCGGTAATCGAGCAGGAGAAGCCGAACCTGATTGTTCCTGAAATCGAGGCAATCGCCACCCCGGAACTGGTGAAGCTCGAGGAAGAGGGTTACCGGGTTATCCCGACTGCCCGGGCGGTGAATTTGACCATGAATCGGGAAGGGATTCGTCGGCTGGCCGCGGAAGAACTTGGTCTGCCCACGTCTCCCTACCGTTTTGCCGGTAATAAAGAAGAGTACCTGGCGGCTGTAGCGGAGGTTGGCTTGCCCCTGGTGGTCAAGCCGGTGATGAGCTCGTCCGGCAAAGGGCAGAGCACCGTCAAGACCGAGAGTGATATCGAGGCTGCCTGGGAGTATGCGCAAAGCGGCGGGCGCGCCGGTAAGGGGCGGGTCATCGTTGAGGGCTTTGTGGACTTTGACTATGAAATCACCCTGTTGACCGTGCGACATTGCGATGGAGTCTCCTTCTGCGAGCCGATTGGTCATCGCCAGGAGGACGGGGACTACCGGGAGTCCTGGCAGCCCCAGCCGATGTCGGCGAGGGCGCTGGAACGATCCCGTGAGATTGCCTCTGCCGTGGTTGAAGACCTGGGCGGTTACGGCATCTATGGCGTTGAGCTGTTTGTTAAGGGCGACGAAGTCTGGTTTTCCGAAGTGTCCCCGCGCCCCCATGATACCGGGCTGGTGACACTGGTCTCCCAGGATCTTTCCGAGTTCGCGCTTCACGCCAGGGCGATTCTTGGTCTGCCGATTCCAGCCATCCGTCAGAATGGCCCGAGCGCGTCGGCGGTCATTCTCCCGCAAGGTGATTCCGGGGAGGTAGCATATACTGACCTGCAGTCTGCTTTGACTGAGCCGGATACCCAGTTGCGCCTGTTCGGTAAGCCCGAGCTTAAAGGAAGGCGTCGGATGGGGGT
Coding sequences:
- the purT gene encoding formate-dependent phosphoribosylglycinamide formyltransferase, producing MTDNNTVRIGTPLKSNAFKVLFCGSGELGKEVVIELQRYGVEVIAVDRYANAPAMQVAHRSHVIDMLDAAALRSVIEQEKPNLIVPEIEAIATPELVKLEEEGYRVIPTARAVNLTMNREGIRRLAAEELGLPTSPYRFAGNKEEYLAAVAEVGLPLVVKPVMSSSGKGQSTVKTESDIEAAWEYAQSGGRAGKGRVIVEGFVDFDYEITLLTVRHCDGVSFCEPIGHRQEDGDYRESWQPQPMSARALERSREIASAVVEDLGGYGIYGVELFVKGDEVWFSEVSPRPHDTGLVTLVSQDLSEFALHARAILGLPIPAIRQNGPSASAVILPQGDSGEVAYTDLQSALTEPDTQLRLFGKPELKGRRRMGVALARGESIEEARAKARNAAAAVKVEV
- a CDS encoding DUF1289 domain-containing protein, with translation MNVSDKVRSPCVSVCALDENDVCIGCHRTGDEILRWTQMSNDERREVLREVAKREQKVAL
- a CDS encoding gamma carbonic anhydrase family protein, translated to MFYELGDRRPKLEGDNQFVAHNATVIGNVKLMEKSSVWYNVVIRGDNELITIGPETNVQDGSVLHTDPGIPLTLGRGVTVGHKVMLHGCEIGDYSLIGINAVVLNGAKIGKHCLIGANTLIPEGMEIPDGSMVVGSPGKIKRELNDNQKKMLEMSAAHYVENGARYIQQLTACDPDK